The DNA sequence CGCGCGGCACGGGATCACCCCGGCCCGGATCGGCAGCAGCGGCACCGCGCCGACGAACCCGGTGCACACGTCGGTGCCGCCGGAGAACGAGCCGAGCTGGATGTGCCGGCCGACGTTGTCGTAGACCCACTGGAAGCCCTCGGGCGGCAGCGGCGAGCCGGTGGAGCCGACGCCGCGCAGCCGCTCCAGGCCCTCCGGCTTGAGCCCGGCCTTCATCGAGGCGAGCAGATACGGCGCGCCGACCCCGAAGTACGTGACGCCCTCCTCGGCGGCGATCCGCCACAGCGAGTCCACGGGCGAGGCGGCGCCGTCGTAGAGCAGCACGGTGCACCCGACGAGCAGGCCTCCGATGAGGTAGTTCCACATCATCCAGCCGGTGGTCGTGTACCAGAAGAACACGTCCTCCGGCCCGAGGTCCTGGTGGAAGCTGAGCGCCTTGAGGTGCTCGAGCACGATGCCGCCGTGGCCGTGCACGATCGGCTTGGGCAGGCCGGTGGTGCCCGAGGAGTAGACGACCCACAGCGGGTGGTCGAACGGCACCGGCTCGAACGCGAGCTCGCCGGGCTCGGCGCGCAGCTCGGCCCAGCGGATCGCATCGGTCCCCGTGCTCTCCGGCGCGGTGCCGAGGCGGGGGATCCACACGGTGGTGCGCAGCCCGGGCAGGCTCGCGGCGATCTTCCTCGCCACCTCGACCCGGTCGAAGACCTTGCCGTTGTACCGGTAGCCGTCGACCGCGAGGAGCACCTTCGGCTCGATCTGGCCGAACCGGTCGATCACGCTCGGCGCGCCGAAGTCCGGCGAGCAGGACGACCAGATCGCGCCGAGGCTCGCCGTGGCGAGGAAGGCGATCAGCGCCTCGGGGATGTTCGGCACGTACGCGGCGACCCGGTCGCCCCTGCCGACGCCGAGCCGTACCAGGCCGGCGCGGACCCGGGCGACCTCCTCGCGCAGCTCGCCGTAGGTGAGGGTACGGCGCTCGCCCGA is a window from the Thermopolyspora flexuosa genome containing:
- a CDS encoding acetoacetate--CoA ligase encodes the protein MVEEGTLLWEPTPDVVREAKVTRFMEWLGRAGQDYHELWRWSVDEPAEFWTAVWDFFQVVGERGDGPVLSGAMPGARWFAGTTINYTANALRPRDPGHVAVIFRDESGERRTLTYGELREEVARVRAGLVRLGVGRGDRVAAYVPNIPEALIAFLATASLGAIWSSCSPDFGAPSVIDRFGQIEPKVLLAVDGYRYNGKVFDRVEVARKIAASLPGLRTTVWIPRLGTAPESTGTDAIRWAELRAEPGELAFEPVPFDHPLWVVYSSGTTGLPKPIVHGHGGIVLEHLKALSFHQDLGPEDVFFWYTTTGWMMWNYLIGGLLVGCTVLLYDGAASPVDSLWRIAAEEGVTYFGVGAPYLLASMKAGLKPEGLERLRGVGSTGSPLPPEGFQWVYDNVGRHIQLGSFSGGTDVCTGFVGAVPLLPIRAGVIPCRALGAKVEAFDPEGRPIVGEVGELVLTVPMPSMPVMFWNDPDGARYRESYFAEYLGVWRHGDWVKFRPDGGCVIYGRSDSTLNRGGVRMGTSEFYRVVERFDEIADSLVIDTGRLGQEGRLLLFVALAEGAELTPELVDRIRAALRTELSPRHVPDEIRVVPGIPRTLSGKKLEVPVRKILLGTPPEQAANRDALANPEVLDHFRP